From a single Okeanomitos corallinicola TIOX110 genomic region:
- a CDS encoding phycobiliprotein lyase, which produces MTSLLKIAQTADEQQISEFFQASVGQWRSERRYYSLPQGETKEMVSMITVQFLPQGDDELRQLAQLHNLTDLNSLICGAKVSWQSIDLNKTQQESAGITVFGAEGNTLYRDRGFATTKPVTAQYYFPNLNTLCLRTEYHNSLFEEEIKLIGDKYRTRQTIISRAGEQLMIGQYLEKRI; this is translated from the coding sequence GTGACATCACTACTCAAAATTGCCCAAACCGCTGATGAACAGCAGATTTCTGAGTTTTTCCAAGCATCTGTAGGTCAATGGCGTTCTGAAAGACGTTATTATAGTTTGCCCCAAGGAGAAACAAAGGAAATGGTAAGTATGATCACTGTCCAGTTTTTGCCACAGGGGGATGATGAACTGCGACAACTAGCGCAGTTACATAATTTAACTGATTTAAATAGCTTAATCTGTGGGGCTAAAGTAAGTTGGCAAAGCATTGATTTGAACAAAACTCAGCAGGAATCAGCAGGTATCACTGTATTTGGAGCAGAAGGTAATACTTTATATCGTGATCGTGGCTTTGCAACTACTAAACCAGTGACTGCTCAATACTACTTCCCTAACTTGAATACGCTTTGTTTACGAACTGAGTATCATAATTCACTCTTTGAAGAAGAAATAAAACTCATCGGCGATAAATACCGCACCAGACAAACTATTATTTCTCGTGCTGGTGAGCAGCTAATGATTGGGCAATACCTAGAAAAGCGCATCTAG
- a CDS encoding chloride channel protein, with product MTLLPPTQLKKVTERPALPIPSTPLTYLINRFQPSPETIVLFLAILIGGSTGMGVVTFHYLIHLIHVLLLENFMGLIGVWGAWTLACVPILGGIVVGLMRWRTHDFGPGLSSLIAVSQGREVKQQLRPVTKMIAAAVSLGSGASLGPEGPSVEIGTNFGVLLSDVLQVSQERQRLLLGAGAAAGLAAGFNAPIAGVFFALEVVLGATSFATSAVSVVLLAAVVAALIAQIGLGSQPAFALPAYQVRSLWELPLYVGLGLGASLVALVYKQAIQLAKDFFAGKLQNFEFLGKIPKPVQPVVGGAVVGLVALQYPQILGIGYGTVQGMLQDQEFSLNLLIILMVLKVVMTAVSSANGFVGGLFAPAMFLGASFGSAYAKFLALIVPAIAEYMAAPPAYAMVGMAAVLAGSVRAPLTAIIMLFELTRDYRIVLPLMAAVGLTVWLVERIKPTANSNSNLQQIGLSDLKDEQVEIVQHMYVADAMHSYPQKMPMNLGVLEAAMEMIRDRIHTALIVDDNDLLVGILSLDDINRTLSVWENYQNYPAEIKVNLSSQTVFDICTTDLLYAWQDEPLSEALDRMTLRGLHQLPVVARDNPDCILGLLEKDKIALTCNLAATREALQYYLPALPTTDIVIGH from the coding sequence ATGACTCTATTGCCTCCTACTCAACTGAAGAAGGTGACGGAAAGACCTGCTCTTCCCATACCTTCGACTCCTCTAACTTATCTGATCAATCGTTTTCAACCATCACCGGAAACCATAGTGCTGTTTTTAGCCATCTTAATCGGTGGTAGTACGGGCATGGGTGTAGTCACATTTCACTATTTAATTCACCTCATTCATGTTCTGTTGTTAGAAAATTTCATGGGACTGATAGGAGTCTGGGGTGCTTGGACTTTAGCCTGTGTCCCCATTCTGGGGGGAATTGTTGTGGGTTTAATGCGTTGGCGCACACACGATTTTGGGCCTGGGCTTTCATCTTTAATTGCTGTTTCCCAAGGTCGAGAAGTTAAACAACAATTAAGACCTGTGACTAAAATGATTGCAGCTGCTGTTTCTTTAGGTAGTGGTGCATCCTTGGGTCCAGAGGGTCCTAGTGTGGAAATTGGTACTAATTTTGGGGTTTTGTTGTCGGATGTACTGCAAGTTTCCCAAGAAAGACAGCGGTTACTTTTGGGTGCTGGTGCTGCGGCTGGTTTAGCGGCTGGGTTTAATGCTCCCATTGCTGGGGTGTTTTTTGCTCTGGAGGTAGTTTTAGGTGCTACTTCCTTTGCCACTTCTGCTGTGAGTGTTGTATTACTTGCTGCGGTTGTCGCTGCTTTAATTGCCCAAATTGGTTTGGGTTCTCAACCTGCTTTTGCTTTACCTGCTTATCAAGTCCGTAGTCTGTGGGAACTACCTCTTTATGTGGGCTTGGGTTTGGGTGCAAGTTTAGTTGCTCTAGTTTATAAACAGGCGATTCAGTTAGCTAAAGATTTTTTTGCTGGTAAGTTGCAAAATTTTGAATTTTTGGGCAAGATTCCTAAACCTGTTCAACCGGTTGTTGGTGGTGCTGTGGTTGGTTTGGTGGCTTTGCAATACCCACAAATTTTGGGTATTGGTTATGGAACTGTACAAGGAATGTTGCAAGATCAGGAGTTTTCTTTAAATCTATTAATTATACTCATGGTCTTGAAAGTCGTGATGACTGCCGTTAGTTCTGCTAATGGTTTTGTTGGTGGTTTGTTTGCCCCAGCGATGTTTTTAGGTGCTTCTTTTGGATCTGCCTATGCTAAATTTTTGGCTTTGATAGTGCCAGCAATTGCTGAATATATGGCTGCTCCTCCTGCCTATGCCATGGTGGGTATGGCTGCGGTTTTAGCAGGGAGTGTGAGAGCGCCTTTAACGGCTATTATCATGTTGTTTGAATTAACCCGTGATTATCGAATTGTTTTACCTTTGATGGCAGCGGTGGGTTTAACTGTATGGTTAGTGGAGCGAATTAAACCAACTGCTAATTCCAATTCTAATTTGCAACAGATTGGTCTTTCTGATTTAAAAGATGAACAGGTAGAAATTGTACAGCATATGTATGTGGCGGATGCAATGCACTCCTATCCTCAAAAAATGCCGATGAATTTGGGGGTTTTGGAAGCAGCAATGGAAATGATCCGCGATCGCATCCACACTGCTTTAATTGTTGATGACAATGATCTTCTAGTCGGAATTCTGTCTCTTGATGATATTAACCGGACTCTTTCTGTTTGGGAAAATTATCAAAATTACCCTGCTGAAATCAAGGTTAATTTATCTAGTCAAACAGTTTTTGATATCTGTACCACTGATCTTCTCTATGCTTGGCAAGATGAACCTTTATCTGAAGCTTTAGATCGGATGACATTACGTGGTTTACACCAGTTACCTGTGGTAGCTAGAGATAATCCTGACTGTATTTTAGGTTTACTAGAAAAAGATAAAATTGCGTTGACCTGTAATTTAGCTGCTACCCGTGAGGCCTTACAGTATTATTTACCTGCTTTGCCTACGACAGATATTGTCATCGGTCATTAG
- a CDS encoding Rrf2 family transcriptional regulator, translated as MKLTTRGHYSVKALLDLSLQPKYVPASVRAIAKRQDIPAPYLEKLLMEMRRAGLVNSIRGSVGGYQLAKKPEQISIGQILEAVGENLTNIPLNSQPPTQAEDWVTFTLWQRLNQKLKEALYSITLADLYYDARSWQASLGEEASFVV; from the coding sequence ATGAAACTAACAACCAGAGGACACTATAGTGTAAAGGCATTGCTAGATTTGAGTTTACAACCAAAATATGTACCTGCATCTGTCAGAGCGATCGCCAAGCGCCAAGATATTCCCGCACCTTATTTAGAGAAGTTACTGATGGAAATGCGTCGTGCTGGTTTAGTTAACTCAATTCGTGGTAGTGTAGGCGGCTATCAATTAGCAAAAAAGCCAGAACAAATTTCTATTGGGCAAATTTTAGAGGCTGTGGGCGAAAATTTAACTAATATACCTCTGAATAGTCAACCACCTACACAAGCAGAAGATTGGGTGACATTTACCCTCTGGCAAAGACTTAACCAAAAATTGAAGGAAGCTTTGTACAGTATTACTTTAGCTGATCTTTATTATGATGCCAGAAGTTGGCAAGCATCTTTAGGAGAAGAAGCAAGTTTTGTAGTTTAG
- a CDS encoding AbrB family transcriptional regulator, translating to MAKQNKIKPLVGDELLSKVKELENESKEDKAKQCGYYTTTKNGVERVNMMKFLNALIDAEGIELDSSPSANGRGGRSASYRISVQSNNNLLIGSAYTKQMNLKPGDEFEISLGKKHIRLRQVDPEDKEDGAEVEETA from the coding sequence ATGGCTAAACAGAACAAAATTAAACCCCTTGTCGGTGATGAACTACTCAGTAAAGTTAAGGAGCTAGAGAACGAAAGTAAGGAAGATAAAGCTAAACAGTGCGGCTACTATACTACTACCAAAAATGGTGTAGAGCGCGTCAATATGATGAAATTCTTAAATGCCCTAATTGATGCTGAAGGCATTGAGTTGGACAGTTCACCTAGTGCCAACGGTCGTGGTGGACGTAGTGCCAGCTATAGAATTAGTGTCCAGTCGAATAATAACTTACTCATAGGTTCAGCTTATACAAAACAGATGAATCTTAAACCTGGAGATGAATTTGAAATCTCTTTAGGGAAAAAGCACATTCGACTACGCCAAGTAGATCCTGAAGACAAAGAAGATGGTGCTGAAGTAGAAGAAACAGCCTAA
- the cbiB gene encoding adenosylcobinamide-phosphate synthase CbiB, translating into MTNDIYILIIAALLDYLIGDPWGWPHPVQVMGLTISGFSNFVFKYAQNPQVQRFAGIVLAIILIVGSGLSGWLMVQIARWLHPLLGIVVESILLASCFALHSLRKAAVDVIQPLTMGKLDSARQILSNYVGRDTENLSEADILRAVLETVTENATDGVIAPLFYAIVGGVIPFVGLVPFALAYKASSTLDSMVGYRSAPYTDIGWFSAKLEDFLTWFPCRLTVITLAISSLKPLYVWRICCRDAVKDPSPNSGWSECAYAATLGVQVGGINFYGGVAKHKPLLGDAINPITSDSIDKALQLTRYSFLLWLVLGILLIHNS; encoded by the coding sequence ATGACTAATGACATCTATATACTAATTATTGCTGCTTTATTAGATTATCTAATTGGTGATCCTTGGGGTTGGCCGCATCCAGTACAAGTGATGGGGTTAACAATTTCTGGTTTCAGCAATTTTGTTTTCAAATATGCTCAGAATCCTCAAGTACAGCGCTTTGCTGGAATTGTACTAGCTATTATTTTGATAGTAGGCAGTGGTTTATCTGGCTGGTTAATGGTTCAAATTGCTAGATGGTTACATCCATTGTTAGGAATTGTGGTAGAAAGTATTCTTCTAGCTAGTTGCTTTGCTCTTCATAGTTTACGCAAAGCTGCTGTGGATGTTATTCAACCTTTAACCATGGGAAAATTAGACTCAGCACGGCAGATTTTAAGTAATTATGTGGGTAGGGATACAGAAAATCTGTCAGAAGCGGATATTTTGCGCGCGGTTCTAGAAACGGTGACAGAAAATGCTACTGATGGGGTAATAGCTCCTTTGTTTTATGCAATTGTTGGTGGTGTCATCCCATTTGTGGGATTAGTTCCTTTCGCTTTAGCATATAAAGCCAGTAGTACCTTGGATTCTATGGTTGGTTATCGGTCAGCACCTTATACTGATATTGGTTGGTTTAGTGCTAAGTTAGAAGACTTTTTAACCTGGTTTCCCTGTCGCTTGACTGTGATAACTTTGGCAATTTCATCATTAAAACCTTTATATGTTTGGCGTATTTGTTGCCGAGATGCGGTAAAAGATCCTAGTCCTAATTCTGGTTGGAGTGAATGCGCTTATGCTGCAACTTTGGGTGTGCAGGTGGGAGGAATAAATTTTTATGGTGGAGTAGCAAAACATAAACCGCTGCTAGGAGATGCGATTAATCCTATTACCTCAGATTCGATTGATAAAGCTTTGCAATTAACTCGATATTCTTTTCTATTATGGTTAGTCTTAGGCATATTATTGATTCATAATTCATAA
- the pyrR gene encoding bifunctional pyr operon transcriptional regulator/uracil phosphoribosyltransferase PyrR produces MSTKVVEILSAEEIRRTLTRVASQIIEKTRDLSQLVLLGIYTRGVPLANLLARQIEILEGIDVAVGALDITFYRDDLDKIGLRTPAKTEIPFDLTGKTVVLVDDVIFKGRTIRAALNAVNEYGRPEVIRLAVLVDRGHREVPIHPDFVGKKLPTAKEEIVKVYLQDVDERDGVELIGN; encoded by the coding sequence ATGTCTACTAAAGTCGTTGAAATTCTCTCAGCGGAAGAAATACGTCGTACTCTAACCCGTGTTGCTTCCCAAATTATTGAAAAAACACGGGATTTATCACAGTTGGTACTTTTAGGGATTTATACCAGAGGCGTGCCATTAGCTAATTTGTTAGCACGTCAAATAGAAATTTTAGAAGGCATTGATGTGGCTGTGGGTGCTTTAGATATTACTTTTTACCGTGATGATTTGGATAAGATTGGTTTAAGAACTCCTGCTAAAACTGAGATCCCTTTTGATTTGACTGGTAAAACTGTTGTTTTAGTAGATGATGTGATTTTTAAAGGTAGGACAATTCGTGCGGCTTTAAATGCGGTGAATGAGTATGGCAGACCAGAGGTAATTCGTTTAGCTGTATTAGTAGATAGAGGTCATCGAGAAGTACCTATTCATCCTGATTTTGTGGGTAAGAAATTACCTACAGCTAAAGAGGAAATTGTGAAAGTTTATTTGCAAGATGTAGATGAACGAGATGGGGTGGAGTTAATTGGTAATTAG
- a CDS encoding RNA-binding protein: protein MSVYVGNLSYEVTPEDLTQVFAEYGSVKRVQIPTDRETGRVRGFAFVEMSSEEEETAAIEALDGAEWMGRGLKVNKAKPKEDRGGGGGGGRRGRY from the coding sequence ATGTCAGTTTATGTAGGTAATCTTTCTTACGAAGTTACACCCGAAGATTTGACTCAGGTATTTGCAGAATATGGTTCTGTAAAACGGGTTCAAATTCCTACTGACCGGGAAACAGGCCGTGTACGCGGTTTTGCCTTTGTAGAAATGAGTTCGGAAGAAGAAGAGACTGCCGCTATTGAAGCACTAGATGGTGCTGAATGGATGGGACGTGGCTTAAAAGTGAATAAAGCGAAGCCAAAGGAAGATCGTGGTGGTGGTGGTGGTGGTGGTCGTCGTGGTCGCTACTAA
- a CDS encoding Uma2 family endonuclease, producing the protein MYQTDPPRSAQEFLPTMYDLPSEDPEEPGLPDEFHLLQPQLLRETFCPSNFPENQVFIATDLNLYYDVHHPLWYKRPDWFAVVDVPRLYAQKELRLSYVVWQEGVNPFVVVEFTSPGTEKEDLGRTLRDASQPPTKWEVYERVLRVPYYIVFDRYTDQLRAFQLQGSSYAELEINQLRVWLNDIELGLGLWQGVYEGIERQWLRWYDASDNWVLTPAERERKQGERERRRAERLAAQLRALGVEPDFGDDEEG; encoded by the coding sequence GAAGAACCCGGTTTGCCAGACGAATTTCATCTTTTACAACCGCAGTTATTACGGGAAACTTTTTGTCCGTCAAACTTCCCAGAAAATCAGGTATTTATCGCCACAGACCTAAATCTTTACTACGATGTTCATCATCCATTATGGTATAAACGCCCTGACTGGTTTGCTGTCGTTGATGTCCCCAGGTTGTATGCACAAAAAGAACTGCGGCTGAGTTATGTAGTTTGGCAAGAAGGCGTTAATCCTTTTGTAGTGGTAGAATTTACTTCACCAGGAACAGAAAAAGAAGATTTAGGGAGAACCTTACGAGATGCTAGTCAACCTCCAACTAAGTGGGAAGTTTACGAACGAGTTTTAAGAGTACCCTATTATATAGTTTTTGATCGTTACACTGACCAGTTAAGAGCATTTCAATTACAGGGAAGTAGTTATGCTGAATTGGAAATCAATCAACTGCGTGTATGGCTAAATGATATTGAATTAGGTTTGGGACTGTGGCAAGGTGTCTATGAAGGCATTGAACGGCAGTGGTTACGCTGGTATGATGCTTCGGATAACTGGGTTCTCACACCGGCAGAACGGGAAAGAAAACAAGGGGAGCGAGAAAGAAGACGTGCAGAAAGATTAGCAGCACAATTACGCGCTCTTGGTGTTGAACCTGATTTTGGTGACGATGAAGAGGGTTAA
- a CDS encoding S-layer homology domain-containing protein, translated as MIIAIKYLLGTLTLLTCLSNSPVTAQEMNTEQPSVENINSSDLDYIQKVVESKLMNNLPDGKFYPERLISRAELATILVKAFYLDQRQEAKQEKAVNVPDVPKYHWAYQDIQTVLKTDIMKGYRGKMFFPNQKVTRAEGIAIFAQAYGVFQFPDATVNEILESYPDQNSIPQWARKAIATVIAEGFINTDPNGNINPLSPMNRGDMAYLLSQYLQRQQKQPPMPVVPK; from the coding sequence ATGATAATAGCGATAAAATATTTACTAGGTACATTGACATTATTAACCTGTTTATCAAACAGCCCAGTTACTGCCCAAGAAATGAATACAGAACAGCCATCTGTTGAAAATATTAATAGTTCTGATTTAGATTATATCCAAAAAGTTGTAGAATCCAAATTAATGAATAATTTACCCGATGGTAAATTTTATCCAGAAAGATTAATTAGTCGGGCAGAATTAGCAACAATTTTAGTTAAAGCTTTTTATTTAGATCAACGCCAAGAAGCTAAACAAGAAAAAGCTGTAAATGTTCCCGATGTCCCTAAATATCATTGGGCTTATCAAGATATTCAAACAGTCTTAAAAACAGATATTATGAAAGGTTATAGGGGGAAAATGTTTTTCCCTAACCAAAAAGTAACAAGGGCTGAAGGTATCGCAATTTTTGCCCAAGCTTATGGAGTCTTTCAGTTTCCCGATGCCACAGTCAATGAGATTCTAGAATCATATCCTGATCAAAATTCTATACCCCAATGGGCAAGAAAGGCGATCGCCACAGTCATCGCCGAAGGATTCATCAACACAGACCCCAATGGCAACATTAACCCATTAAGTCCCATGAATCGTGGTGACATGGCGTACTTATTAAGTCAATATTTACAACGTCAGCAAAAACAACCACCAATGCCCGTAGTACCTAAATAG